One stretch of Tepiditoga spiralis DNA includes these proteins:
- a CDS encoding sensor histidine kinase produces the protein MEYLNYISEGFIKIKNIKVLFANKNAQDLGFYKNKNLLSIFTFNSIDELMKSILNNQKFECETTIHFFNGKNKFCKIFYIPNDTIIIKDKTESEIIKKVKADFISSISHEIRTPLTVAKGNTQILLDFLDNKKFESNIKTINKALSKIERIIEQLTLLSMAEFGNYTLKTQIFSPNEVYEDVINDLEKKIKEKNIKLIYVCNTEILNGDKFIIYTLIRNLVSNAIKYSFKNSSIKVEIKSNKIIVSDTGIGIKDNEKNRIFERFYRGSEASKIAKGSGLGLSIVKYLCELSNYKIKFDSKWNVGSIFEIYLKKQDKI, from the coding sequence ATGGAATATTTAAACTATATATCAGAAGGATTTATAAAAATAAAAAATATAAAAGTACTATTTGCAAATAAAAATGCACAAGATTTAGGATTCTATAAAAATAAAAATTTATTGAGCATTTTTACTTTTAATTCTATTGATGAACTTATGAAAAGTATATTAAATAATCAAAAATTTGAATGTGAAACAACTATTCACTTTTTTAATGGAAAAAATAAATTTTGTAAAATATTTTATATTCCAAATGATACTATTATAATAAAAGATAAGACTGAGTCTGAAATTATAAAAAAAGTAAAAGCTGATTTTATTTCTTCAATATCTCATGAAATAAGAACACCTTTAACAGTTGCTAAGGGAAACACTCAAATATTACTTGATTTTTTAGATAATAAAAAATTCGAAAGCAATATAAAAACAATTAATAAAGCTTTATCAAAAATAGAAAGAATCATTGAACAATTGACATTATTATCTATGGCTGAATTTGGTAATTATACTTTAAAAACACAAATATTTTCACCTAATGAAGTATATGAAGATGTTATAAATGATTTAGAGAAAAAAATAAAAGAAAAAAATATAAAATTAATTTATGTATGTAATACAGAAATTTTAAATGGAGATAAATTTATAATCTATACATTAATAAGAAACTTAGTTTCAAATGCAATAAAATATTCTTTTAAAAACTCTAGCATAAAAGTAGAAATTAAATCAAATAAAATAATAGTCTCTGACACAGGAATTGGAATTAAAGACAATGAAAAAAATAGAATTTTTGAAAGATTTTATAGAGGAAGTGAAGCTTCAAAAATTGCCAAAGGATCAGGTTTAGGTTTATCTATAGTAAAATATTTATGTGAACTTTCTAATTACAAAATAAAATTTGATTCAAAATGGAATGTTGGAAGTATTTTTGAAATTTATCTAAAAAAACAGGATAAAATCTAA
- a CDS encoding serine hydrolase domain-containing protein, which produces MKKILLLFLIILVFPVLIFSFKDSFEYRLGAFLKNKINEYNVPGLVCSYVRNGKVKDTYSYGFSNLESNIKINSEETLFKLNDLTEIFNSYLFLKLKEDGKVDLNIPIKDYSDINNEVSLFNLLTHTTGYDFSKIGIDKKINLKNFLIEYKPKKLYSSSKFVLPTFYDKALSEYLISYLMKENYIQILNKEIFSKLNMENTFYDYPLPLYVRANKAIGYDRNNKSLINEKNSFMYFNKGYTTINDFNKFLIEILNPKKLKFDIIKNFFSEKINEYSFVRTFALNERKINEIKFYYLNSSSKGFSSSLIVIPSKNIGFSLFYNKNMPELYDDFLDFIVENFVYLKPVEIKKMPFENDIIGTYLNLNIPNKTSEKFYYLNNGNNKVVLKKLRDNKLRILNQNKVYDYLSLDNNNTFFNLDKKSIIKISNEKNSKILYLKDKIYKKLKWYENPDYYNFGTLIGEIILILILIFLIFKYIKNLKHINELNFEIIFDSIIFIECIFILFFTVEFFKTNYFVSGLNGFASLIPFLVLIISFFQFVFTIISLKKNYLTFMGIILYILSTVDSLIFISFFKYYNFL; this is translated from the coding sequence ATGAAAAAAATATTGCTCTTATTCTTAATAATACTCGTGTTTCCTGTTTTAATTTTTTCTTTTAAAGATTCATTTGAATATAGATTGGGTGCTTTTTTGAAAAATAAAATTAATGAATATAATGTTCCTGGTTTAGTTTGTTCTTATGTGAGAAATGGAAAAGTAAAAGATACATATAGTTATGGCTTTTCAAATTTAGAAAGTAATATAAAAATAAATTCAGAAGAAACATTATTTAAATTAAATGATTTAACAGAAATTTTTAATAGTTATTTATTTCTTAAATTAAAAGAAGATGGAAAAGTTGATTTAAATATTCCTATAAAAGATTATTCTGATATTAATAATGAAGTAAGTTTATTTAATCTTTTAACTCATACAACTGGATATGATTTTTCTAAAATTGGAATAGATAAAAAAATAAATTTAAAAAATTTTTTAATTGAATATAAACCTAAAAAATTATATTCTTCTAGCAAATTTGTATTGCCTACTTTTTATGATAAGGCACTTAGTGAATATTTAATAAGTTATTTGATGAAAGAAAATTATATTCAAATTTTAAATAAAGAAATATTTAGTAAGTTGAATATGGAAAATACTTTTTATGATTATCCACTTCCTTTATATGTAAGAGCAAATAAAGCTATTGGATATGATAGAAATAATAAAAGTTTAATCAACGAAAAAAATTCATTTATGTATTTTAATAAAGGTTATACAACTATTAATGATTTTAATAAGTTTCTAATTGAGATATTGAATCCTAAAAAGTTAAAGTTTGATATTATTAAAAATTTTTTTAGTGAAAAAATAAATGAATATTCTTTTGTTAGAACGTTTGCATTAAATGAAAGAAAGATAAATGAGATAAAATTTTATTATTTAAATAGTAGTTCAAAAGGCTTTTCATCATCGTTAATTGTTATTCCTTCAAAAAATATTGGATTTAGTCTTTTTTATAATAAAAATATGCCTGAACTATATGATGATTTTTTAGATTTTATAGTAGAAAATTTTGTTTATTTAAAACCAGTTGAAATAAAGAAAATGCCTTTTGAAAATGATATAATTGGAACATATTTAAATTTAAATATTCCAAATAAAACTTCAGAAAAATTTTATTATTTGAATAATGGTAACAACAAAGTAGTTTTAAAAAAATTAAGAGATAACAAGTTACGTATTTTAAATCAAAATAAAGTATATGATTATTTAAGCTTAGATAATAATAATACTTTTTTTAATTTAGATAAAAAAAGTATTATAAAAATATCAAACGAAAAAAATAGTAAGATATTATATTTAAAAGATAAAATATATAAAAAATTAAAATGGTATGAAAATCCAGATTATTATAATTTTGGAACATTAATAGGTGAAATAATATTAATATTAATATTAATATTTTTAATATTTAAATATATTAAAAATTTAAAGCATATAAATGAATTAAATTTTGAAATTATATTTGATAGTATTATTTTTATTGAATGTATATTTATACTATTTTTTACCGTAGAATTTTTTAAGACTAATTATTTTGTAAGTGGATTAAATGGATTTGCATCTCTTATACCATTTTTAGTTTTAATTATATCTTTTTTTCAATTTGTATTTACTATTATATCTTTGAAAAAAAATTATTTAACTTTTATGGGTATTATATTGTATATTTTATCGACAGTTGATTCATTGATTTTTATATCTTTTTTTAAATACTATAATTTTTTATAA